Proteins encoded in a region of the Tripterygium wilfordii isolate XIE 37 chromosome 21, ASM1340144v1, whole genome shotgun sequence genome:
- the LOC119989270 gene encoding berberine bridge enzyme-like 15: MGKKIHFLFEKHASFSTINKANSSTSMFTAELQMNSLISSKLPFLFLLFFSFSQASEHEDFIQCLTLKAEDSASISKVIFTPINSSYSSVLNFSIHNLRFSTPTTPRPQVIITPMVISHIQTTVICAQKHGLQIRTRSGGHDYEGLSYVSDEPFVVLDLINVRSITIDEESRTAWVQAGATNGELYYRISEKSRTLGFPAGACATLGSGGHFSGGGYGTLFRKYGLAADQVIDAELIDVKGRLLDRKSMGEDLFWAIRGGGGASFGVIVSWKVKLVPVPPTVTVFLISRTLEQNATKLVHKWQSVGHKLPKDLVIGVILGRANSSKDGKMTIQATFYSLFLGTTDKLLPLIQKKFPELNLTRQDCIETSWVDSIRYLSPFPIQSVEGLLNRTQTGLTYFKAKSDYVKEPVPESALEGLWKLLYEEDGRVLLNPYGGRMSEISESSIPFPHRAGNLYKIQYTMSWNEGGTEASKKNIDWIRRVYSYMAPYVSKNPREAYVNYRDLDLGTNNKGNYTSYEQARIWGVKYFKNNFDRLVKAKTKIDPHNFFRNEQSIPSLSTF; the protein is encoded by the coding sequence ATGGGAAAGAAAATACATTTTCTGTTTGAAAAACATGCATCCTTCTCTACTATAAATAAGGCAAATTCATCCACCTCTATGTTCACAGCAGAACTGCAAATGAATTCTCTGATCTCTTCAAAGCTTCCATTTCTCTTTCTCCTGTTCTTCTCATTTTCACAAGCAAGTGAACATGAGGACTTTATTCAATGCCTTACCCTAAAAGCAGAGGACTCTGCCTCCATATCTAAAGTTATATTCACCCCAATCAATTCTTCATATTCATCAGTCTTGAACTTCTCAATCCATAATCTGAGGTTCTCCACACCCACTACTCCAAGACCTCAAGTCATCATCACTCCAATGGTCATCTCTCATATTCAAACAACCGTAATTTGCGCCCAAAAACATGGATTGCAGATCAGAACTAGAAGTGGTGGTCATGACTATGAGGGACTATCTTATGTTTCAGACGAACCATTTGTCGTCCTTGACCTCATCAACGTTCGATCGATCACAATCGATGAAGAATCGCGCACCGCCTGGGTTCAAGCTGGTGCAACAAACGGGGAACTTTATTACAGAATTTCTGAGAAGAGTAGAACCCTTGGCTTCCCCGCTGGCGCTTGCGCAACTTTAGGTTCTGGTGGGCACTTCAGTGGAGGAGGATACGGTACTTTGTTCCGTAAATATGGTCTTGCGGCTGATCAAGTGATCGACGCAGAATTGATCGATGTTAAAGGGAGACTTCTTGACAGAAAATCAATGGGAGAAGACTTGTTTTGGGCGATTAGAGGAGGTGGAGGAGCTAGTTTTGGAGTGATTGTTTCATGGAAAGTGAAATTAGTCCCAGTTCCACCTACTGTGACTGTATTCTTAATCAGTAGGACTCTGGAACAAAATGCAACGAAGCTTGTACATAAATGGCAATCCGTGGGACACAAGCTTCCCAAGGATTTAGTCATTGGAGTCATATTAGGCAGAGCGAATTCAAGTAAAGATGGGAAGATGACAATCCAAGCAACCTTCTATTCCTTGTTTCTTGGCACCACTGATAAGCTGCTTCCCTTGATCCAGAAGAAATTCCCTGAATTAAATCTGACTCGACAAGATTGTATCGAAACGAGCTGGGTTGATTCTATTCGATACTTGTCTCCTTTTCCAATCCAATCTGTGGAAGGATTGCTTAATCGGACACAGACCGGATTAACCTACTTCAAAGCAAAATCAGACTACGTGAAGGAACCAGTGCCTGAATCTGCATTGGAAGGGTTATGGAAACTGCTTTACGAGGAAGATGGTCGAGTCTTGTTGAATCCTTACGGAGGCAGAATGAGCGAGATTTCAGAATCAAGCATTCCTTTCCCACACAGAGCTGGGAATTTATACAAAATTCAGTACACGATGTCATGGAATGAAGGAGGAACCGAGGCATCAAAGAAGAACATAGATTGGATAAGAAGGGTTTACAGTTACATGGCTCCTTATGTGTCTAAGAATCCAAGAGAAGCATATGTGAATTACAGAGATCTTGACTTGGGGACAAACAACAAAGGAAACTACACAAGCTATGAACAAGCAAGGATTTGGGGTGTCAAGTATTTCAAGAACAACTTTGACAGATTGGTGAAAGCCAAGACTAAGATTGATCCTCATAATTTCTTCAGGAACGAACAGAGCATTCCAtctctttcaacattttga
- the LOC119989271 gene encoding berberine bridge enzyme-like 8 — protein MDSPISSMFPLLFVLLFSFSTATSAQNQEDFLQCLYSRGPASISKVIYTPINSSYSSVLNVSIQNLRFSTPTTPKPRVIVTALNVSHIQTTILCARNHGMQIRTRSGGHDYEGLSYVSEVPFVILDLINIRSITIDEGNSTAWVQAGATNGELYYRIAEKSRTLGIPGGVCTSLGSGGHISGGGYGPLMRKYGLAADQVIDAQLIDVKGRLLDRNSMGEDLFWAIRGGGGASFGVIVAWKVKLVPVPSTVTVFSVTRNLEQNATSLVYKWQSVAPNHPKDIYLRLLITRVNSSQQGELTIQATFDALFLGTTNSVLQLMQESFPELNVTRQDCTEMSWIESVLFIAGFPITSPELLLNRHPFDSRFKAKSDYVKEPIPEFALEGIWERLFEEEAAGAVLLLAPYGGRMSEISESSTPFPHRAGNLYKIQPYVRWQEEGGEASQKYISWIRRLYSYMAPYVSKHPREAYVNYRDLDIGTNNKGKCTSYKQAKIWGQKYFKNNFDRLVKVKTKVDPSNFFRNEQSIPPISSRCYTSRDENLSSVM, from the coding sequence ATGGATTCTCCCATCTCTTCAATGTTTCCATTACTGTTTGTTCTGCTATTCTCGTTTTCAACAGCAACTTCAGCTCAAAACCAGGAAGACTTTCTTCAATGCCTTTATTCACGGGGCCCTGCCTCCATATCTAAAGTCATATACACCCCAATCAACTCTTCATATTCTTCAGTCTTGAACGTCTCTATACAAAACCTTAGGTTCTCCACACCTACCACTCCTAAACCTCGAGTCATTGTCACAGCATTGAATGTCTCACATATCCAAACAACCATACTCTGTGCCCGAAATCATGGAATGCAAATCAGAACTAGAAGTGGTGGTCATGACTATGAGGGTCTATCTTATGTTTCTGAGGTACCATTTGTCATCCTTGACCTCATTAACATTCGATCGATCACAATTGATGAAGGAAATAGCACTGCCTGGGTTCAAGCCGGTGCAACAAATGGTGAACTTTATTACAGAATTGCTGAGAAAAGTAGAACCCTTGGGATCCCCGGCGGTGTTTGCACAAGTTTGGGTTCTGGTGGGCACATCAGTGGAGGAGGATACGGCCCGTTGATGCGCAAGTATGGTCTTGCAGCAGATCAAGTAATAGACGCACAATTGATCGACGTTAAAGGAAGACTTCTTGACAGAAATTCAATGGGAGAAGACTTGTTTTGGGCTATTAGAGGAGGTGGAGGTGCAAGCTTCGGAGTCATTGTCGCTTGGAAAGTGAAATTGGTTCCAGTTCCATCTACTGTGACCGTATTCTCAGTCACTAGGAACCTTGAACAAAATGCAACCAGTCTTGTCTATAAATGGCAATCCGTGGCACCTAACCATCCAAAAGATATATACCTTAGACTCCTAATAACCAGAGTGAACTCCAGTCAACAAGGGGAGCTGACAATCCAAGCTACCTTCGATGCCTTGTTTCTTGGCACTACTAATAGTGTCCTTCAATTGATGCAAGAGAGTTTCCCTGAGTTGAACGTGACAAGACAAGATTGCACTGAAATGAGCTGGATTGAGTCTGTCCTCTTCATTGCCGGATTTCCAATTACGTCCCCAGAATTGTTGCTTAATCGGCATCCATTTGATTCACGGTTCAAAGCAAAATCAGACTATGTCAAGGAACCAATTCCTGAATTTGCATTGGAAGGAATTTGGGAAAGGCTTTTCGAGGAAGAAGCGGCAGGGGCTGTACTACTACTTGCTCCTTACGGAGGCAGAATGAGCGAGATTTCTGAATCAAGCACTCCTTTCCCACACAGAGCTGGCAATTTATACAAAATTCAACCCTATGTGAGATGGCAAGAAGAAGGCGGTGAAGCTTCACAAAAGTATATTAGTTGGATCAGAAGGCTTTACAGTTACATGGCTCCGTATGTTTCGAAACATCCAAGAGAAGCATATGTCAATTATAGAGATCTTGATATTGGCACAAACAACAAAGGCAAATGTACAAGCTACAAACAAGCAAAAATTTGGGGTCAAAAGTACTTCAAGAACAACTTTGACAGATTGGTGAAAGTGAAGACCAAGGTCGATCCTTCAAATTTCTTCAGGAATGAACAAAGCATACCACCTATCTCATCACGTTGCTACACCTCAAGAGATGAAAATCTATCCTCTGTAATGTAA
- the LOC119989268 gene encoding berberine bridge enzyme-like 8 — MGKKIHFLFEKHASFSTINKANSSTSMFTAELQMNSLISSKLPFLFLLFFSFSQASEHEDFIQCLTLKAEDSASISKVIFTPINSSYSSVLNFSIHNLRFSTPTTPRPQVIITPLVISHIQTTVICAQKHGLQIRTRSGGHDYEGLSYVSDEPFVVLDLINIRSISIDVESRTAWVQAGATNGELYYRISEKSRTLGFPAGACTTLGSGGHVSGGGYGTLFRKYGLAADQVIDAELIDVKGRLLDRKSMGEDLFWAIRGGGGASFGVIVSWKVKLVPVPPTVTVFSTSRTLEQNATKLVHKWQSVGHKLPKDLVIGVILGRANSSKDGKMTIQATFYSLFLGTTDKLLPLIQKKFPELNLTRQDCIETSWVDSTRYFSLFPIQSVEGLLNRTQPGLTYFKAKSDYVKEPVPESALEGLWKLLYEEDGRVLLNPYGGRMSEISESSIPFPHRAGNLYKIQYTVSWNEGSTEASKKNIDWMRRVYSYMAPYVSKNPREAYVNYRDLDLGTNNKGNYTSYEQARIWGVKYFKNNFDRLVKAKTKIDPHNFFRNEQSIPSLSTF, encoded by the coding sequence ATGGGAAAGAAAATACATTTTCTGTTTGAAAAACATGCATCCTTCTCTACTATAAATAAGGCAAATTCATCCACCTCTATGTTCACAGCAGAACTGCAAATGAATTCTCTGATCTCTTCAAAGCTTCCATTTCTCTTTCTCCTGTTCTTCTCATTTTCACAAGCAAGTGAACATGAGGACTTTATTCAATGCCTTACCCTAAAAGCAGAGGACTCTGCCTCCATATCTAAAGTTATATTCACCCCAATCAATTCTTCATATTCATCAGTCTTGAACTTCTCAATCCATAATCTGAGGTTCTCCACACCCACTACTCCAAGACCTCAAGTCATCATCACTCCATTGGTCATCTCTCATATTCAAACAACCGTAATTTGCGCCCAAAAACATGGATTGCAGATCAGAACTAGAAGTGGTGGTCATGACTATGAGGGACTATCTTATGTTTCAGACGAACCATTTGTCGTCCTTGACCTCATCAACATTCGATCGATCTCAATCGATGTAGAATCTCGCACAGCATGGGTTCAAGCTGGTGCAACAAACGGGGAACTTTATTACAGAATTTCTGAGAAGAGTAGAACCCTTGGCTTCCCCGCTGGCGCTTGCACAACTTTAGGTTCTGGTGGGCACGTCAGTGGAGGAGGATACGGTACTTTGTTCCGTAAGTATGGTCTTGCTGCAGATCAAGTGATCGACGCAGAATTGATCGATGTTAAAGGGAGACTTCTTGACAGAAAATCAATGGGAGAAGACTTGTTTTGGGCGATTAGAGGAGGTGGAGGAGCTAGCTTTGGAGTCATTGTTTCATGGAAAGTGAAATTAGTCCCAGTTCCACCTACTGTGACTGTATTCTCAACCAGTAGGACTCTGGAACAAAATGCAACGAAGCTTGTACATAAATGGCAATCCGTGGGACACAAGCTTCCCAAGGATTTAGTCATTGGAGTCATATTAGGCAGAGCGAATTCAAGTAAAGATGGGAAGATGACAATCCAAGCAACCTTCTATTCCTTGTTTCTTGGCACCACTGATAAGCTGCTTCCCTTGATCCAGAAGAAATTCCCTGAATTAAATCTGACTCGACAAGATTGTATCGAAACGAGCTGGGTTGATTCTACTCGATACTTCTCTCTTTTTCCAATCCAATCTGTGGAAGGATTGCTTAATCGGACACAGCCCGGATTAACCTACTTCAAAGCAAAATCAGACTATGTGAAGGAACCAGTGCCTGAATCTGCATTGGAAGGGTTATGGAAACTGCTTTACGAGGAAGATGGTCGAGTCTTGTTGAATCCTTACGGAGGCAGAATGAGCGAGATTTCAGAATCAAGCATTCCTTTCCCACACAGAGCTGGGAATTTATACAAAATTCAGTACACGGTGTCATGGAATGAAGGAAGCACCGAGGCATCAAAGAAGAACATAGATTGGATGAGAAGGGTTTACAGTTACATGGCTCCTTATGTGTCTAAGAATCCAAGAGAAGCATATGTGAATTACAGAGATCTTGACTTGGGGACGAACAACAAAGGAAACTACACAAGCTATGAACAAGCAAGGATTTGGGGTGTCAAGTATTTCAAGAACAACTTTGACAGATTGGTGAAAGCCAAGACTAAGATTGATCCTCATAATTTCTTCAGGAACGAACAGAGCATTCCAtctctttcaacattttga
- the LOC119989267 gene encoding berberine bridge enzyme-like 8 yields the protein MEISSPLTLSFLLLVFLPCFATSDSVDETFLQCLINHSLPSQPISNAIYTPNNSSYSFVLQSYIRNLRFNTSTTPKPLFILAALHESHIQAGVICAKKHDLLMRIRSGGHDYEGRSYVSHIVPFFLLDMFNLRSIDVDVATETAWVQAGATLGEVYYRINEKNRSWGFPAGVCPTVGVGGHFSGGGYGNMMRKYGLSVDNVVDAQLVDAQGRLLDRESMGEDLFWAIRGGGGASFGVVLAYKIKVVYVPEVVTVFNVTRTLEQNATDIVYQWEQIAHKLDEDLYIRLILDVVKGRQSGRKTVRASFIALFLGDSTRLLKIMNESFPELGLAQSDCIEVTWLESILFWTSFPIGTPIEALLSRDPQVLTHLKRKSDYVKEPISKEGLEGIWKKMIELERPLLALNPYGGKMAEIPATATPFPHRAGNLWKIQYAANWEEEGTEAADKYINFTRELYSYMTPFVSKNPRASFLAYRDLDLGINSHSKDSFLGARVYGIKYFKENYKRLVQIKTKVDPGNLFRNEQSIPTLPSGLCSTSHPLMGILSSAIVAGDDYPICELEEVDLLS from the coding sequence ATGGAGATTTCAAGTCCTCTAACGCTTTCATTTCTTCTCTTAGTATTTCTTCCATGTTTTGCTACTTCAGATTCTGTGGATGAAACCTTTCTCCAATGCCTAATAAACCATTCTCTGCCTTCTCAACCAATCTCCAATGCAATTTACACTCCAAACAACTCTTCCTACTCATTTGTTCTACAATCCTACATCAGAAATCTCCGATTCAACACCTCCACAACCCCAAAACCACTCTTTATTCTCGCTGCATTGCACGAATCTCACATCCAAGCAGGAGTAATTTGTGCTAAAAAACATGACTTGCTAATGAGAATCAGAAGTGGAGGTCATGACTATGAGGGGAGATCATATGTATCACACATTGtccctttctttctccttgACATGTTCAATTTAAGGTCCATTGATGTCGATGTAGCGACTGAGACTGCCTGGGTTCAGGCCGGAGCGACTCTCGGAGAAGTCTACTACAGAATTAATGAGAAAAACAGGAGTTGGGGGTTTCCAGCTGGTGTTTGTCCTACAGTTGGTGTTGGTGGACATTTTAGTGGAGGTGGGTATGGTAACATGATGAGAAAATATGGTTTATCCGTCGACAATGTTGTCGATGCGCAACTGGTTGATGCTCAAGGAAGATTACTTGATAGAGAATCAATGGGGGAGGATCTGTTTTGGGCAatcagaggaggaggaggagctagTTTTGGAGTAGTTCTTGCTTACAAGATAAAAGTTGTCTATGTACCAGAAGTTGTCACTGTCTTCAATGTGACAAGAACACTAGAACAAAATGCAACAGATATAGTGTATCAGTGGGAACAAATTGCACATAAGCTTGATGAAGACCTCTACATCAGGCTTATATTAGATGTTGTGAAGGGAAGACAAAGTGGCCGGAAAACGGTAAGGGCTTCATTCATAGCATTATTTCTTGGTGACTCAACTAGGCTTCTGAAGATCATGAATGAGAGTTTTCCTGAACTGGGTTTGGCTCAATCTGATTGTATTGAAGTGACTTGGCTTGAATCAATCCTGTTTTGGACAAGTTTCCCAATTGGGACACCAATAGAAGCTTTACTTAGCAGAGATCCTCAAGTACTAACCCATTTGAAGAGAAAATCAGATTATGTGAAAGAACCAATTTCCAAGGAGGGTTTGGAAGGGATTTGGAAGAAAATGATTGAGTTAGAGAGACCACTATTGGCTTTGAATCCTTATGGTGGTAAAATGGCAGAGATTCCAGCGACGGCGACGCCTTTTCCTCATCGAGCTGGGAACTTATGGAAGATCCAGTATGCAGCAAATTGGGAAGAGGAGGGAACTGAAGCTGCTGATAAATATATAAACTTTACAAGAGAGCTTTATAGTTACATGACACCATTTGTGTCCAAGAACCCAAGAGCTTCATTTCTGGCTTACAGAGATCTTGATTTGGGTATCAACAGTCATAGTAAGGACAGTTTCTTAGGAGCTAGGGTTTATGGGATCAAGTACTTTAAGGAGAATTACAAGAGGCTGGTACAAATCAAGACCAAGGTTGATCCTGGTAATTTGTTTAGGAATGAACAGAGTATTCCTACTCTTCCATCCGGGTTGTGCTCCACATCTCATCCATTGATGGGGATATTGTCCTCTGCAATTGTTGCAGGGGACGATTATCCCATATGTGAATTGGAAGAAGTTGATCTACTTAGTTAA
- the LOC119988662 gene encoding berberine bridge enzyme-like 8 produces the protein MGISRLRILPLLSILLLITPCLATSNSSNETFLQCLIDHALPSHPISNAIYTLGNSSYSSVLQSYIRNLRFNTSTTPKPILILTALHESHIQAAVICAQKHGLQMKIRSGGHDYEGLSYVSNIVPFFVLDMFNLRSIDIDVATETAWVQTGATLGEVYYSINEKNKTWAFPAGICPTVGVGGHFSGGGYGNMMRKYGLIVDNIVDAKLIDVQGRFLDRKSMGEDLFWAITGGGGASFGVVVSYKIKVVHVPEVVTVFTVRRTLEQNATNIVYSWEQVAPNLDQNLFLRLIMDVVNSSSTSGIGGKTIRASFFALFLGDSTRLLKIMNESFPELGLVQSDCIEMGWLESVLYWTDFPIGTPTNALLSTVPQVLTHLKRKSDYVTKPIPKEGLEGIWKKMIELERPILTFNPYGGRMAEIPATATPFPHRAGNLWKIMYATNWDEDGTEAANKYINVTRELYSYMTPFVSKNPRQAFLNYRDIDLGINNQGKNRYFEGRVYGIKYFMENFNRLVEIKTKVDPGNFFRNEQSVPTLPYKKK, from the coding sequence ATGGGCATTTCAAGGCTTAGGATTCTTCCATTGCTATCAATTCTTCTCTTAATAACACCCTGTTTGGCTActtcaaattcatcaaatgaAACCTTCCTCCAATGCCTAATAGACCATGCTTTGCCATCCCATCCAATCTCCAATGCAATTTACACTCTAGGTAACTCTTCCTACTCATCAGTTCTACAATCCTACATTCGAAATCTCCGATTCAATACGTCCACGACCCCCAAACCAATCCTAATCCTCACTGCATTGCACGAATCTCACATCCAAGCAGCCGTAATTTGTGCTCAAAAACATGGATTGCAGATGAAAATCAGGAGTGGAGGGCATGACTATGAGGGCTTATCTTATGTATCAAACATTGTCCCATTTTTTGTTCTCGACATGTTCAATCTCCGGTCCATCGACATCGATGTAGCCACTGAGACTGCTTGGGTCCAGACCGGGGCGACTCTCGGTGAGGTCTACTACAGCATCAATGAGAAGAACAAGACCTGGGCTTTCCCCGCTGGGATTTGTCCAACAGTTGGTGTTGGTGGACATTTTAGTGGAGGAGGGTATGGTAATATGATGAGAAAATACGGCCTAATCGTTGACAACATCGTTGACGCGAAGTTGATTGATGTTCAAGGCAGATTTCTTGATAGGAAATCTATGGGGGAGGATTTGTTTTGGGCAATtacaggaggaggaggagctagTTTTGGTGTAGTTGTCTCGTACAAGATAAAAGTTGTTCATGTCCCTGAAGTAGTCACTGTTTTTACAGTGAGGAGGACATTAGAACAAAATGCAACAAATATAGTGTATAGTTGGGAACaagttgcaccaaatcttgatcAAAACCTCTTCCTTAGGCTTATAATGGATGTTGTGAATAGTAGCAGTACAAGTGGAATTGGGGGGAAAACAATTAGGGCTTCATTTTTTGCCCTATTTCTTGGTGACTCAACAAGACTACTCAAAATCATGAATGAGAGCTTCCCTGAATTGGGTTTGGTTCAATCGGATTGTATTGAAATGGGTTGGCTTGAATCAGTCTTGTATTGGACTGATTTCCCAATTGGGACACCAACTAATGCCCTACTTAGCACGGTACCCCAAGTACTAACCCATTTGAAGAGAAAATCAGATTATGTGACAAAACCAATTCCAAAGGAGGGCTTGGAGGGGATTTGGAAGAAAATGATTGAATTAGAGAGACCAATCCTGACTTTCAATCCTTATGGTGGTAGAATGGCTGAGATTCCGGCCACCGCGACACCTTTTCCGCACCGGGCTGGGAACTTGTGGAAGATCATGTATGCAACAAATTGGGATGAAGATGGAACTGAGGCTGCTAATAAGTACATCAATGTGACAAGGGAGCTCTATAGTTACATGACACCGTTTGTGTCCAAGAACCCTAGACAGGCATTCTTGAACTATAGGGATATTGATTTGGGTATTAACAATCAAGGCAAGAACAGATACTTTGAAGGTAGGGTTTATGGGATCAAGTACTTTATGGAGAATTTTAACAGGTTGGTGGAAATTAAGACTAAGGTTGATCCTGGTAATTTCTTTAGGAATGAACAAAGTGTGCCTACTCTTCCATACAAGAAGAAGTAG